Part of the Tindallia californiensis genome is shown below.
TAACTCCCGACTGACCGCAAAAGTAAGTTATGCAGCGACGTTGCTGATAGGAGTGGTTATCTTTATGGTTGCCTTTAATCCACCGCCATTGATGGTTTGGCTAAATTTGTATGCGAATGCTGGCCTGATCTCTACCTTTATTTGGACGGTACTCTTAGGGCTTTACTGGAAAAAAGCCAATGCACCAGGCGCTTTGGCTTCCATTATTGTCGGGACAGGTTCTTATGTTATATTCGATTATCTATGGGTAAGACCCTTTGGTTTGCATACGATTGTATTGCCACTACTGCTGTCACTCCTTGCTTTTGTAGCCGTAAGTCTATCAACAAAAGCACCTGATGAAGAAGTGATCAATACATTCTGGGGAATTTAAGTAGGTGAGTAATGTGAGAATGGAAACAGATTAAAGAGATAACATGATGTTTTCTAATTCGAAAGGTTCGACAGGCTTTCCTTCTCTGAAAACCCGCATGTTTCCGCCGGAAATTTCGTCAATTAAAAGAATCCTATCATCGGATTTTCCGAATTCGAATTTAATATCGTATAAGTCAAGGTCCTTTGTGGCCAACAAAGCCTTAACGAGAGAAGCGATTTCTTGCGTTAAGGCTTTTAATGTGGAAAAATCATCCTTTGAAAGAATTCCCAACATATCCAGCGCATCTTCAGAAATGGGTGGATCCTGTCTTTGATCATCTTTTAATGTCACTTCAACAAAAGCGTCTAAAGCGGCTCCTTCCTCAATATAATCGCCATATCGACGATGAAAACTACCAACAGCTCGGTAACGGCAAATCACTTCCAGACCTTTTCCGAAGGGTTTTGCAGGTTTAACAGTCATCGTAGCTGCTTCGGGATCTGCATCTACATAATGAGTAGGGATCCCCTTTGCCTTTAAATGTTCAAAGAAAAATGCTGTTAATCGAAGACCGGACTGGCCAGCACCTTTAACGGTAAGACCGATCTCGTTAGAGCCGGGATCGAAAACACCATCTTTTCCTGTCATATCATCTTTGAATTTCAATAAAAACATTCCATCAGGAAGCTTATAGACATTCTTGGTTTTACCAATATACATCAGTTCCATTAAAAATCTCCTTTCGATGCTATTTCTTCTATTATG
Proteins encoded:
- a CDS encoding phosphoribosylaminoimidazolesuccinocarboxamide synthase; protein product: MELMYIGKTKNVYKLPDGMFLLKFKDDMTGKDGVFDPGSNEIGLTVKGAGQSGLRLTAFFFEHLKAKGIPTHYVDADPEAATMTVKPAKPFGKGLEVICRYRAVGSFHRRYGDYIEEGAALDAFVEVTLKDDQRQDPPISEDALDMLGILSKDDFSTLKALTQEIASLVKALLATKDLDLYDIKFEFGKSDDRILLIDEISGGNMRVFREGKPVEPFELENIMLSL